The following are encoded together in the Methanofastidiosum sp. genome:
- a CDS encoding iron dependent repressor, metal binding and dimerization domain protein, with amino-acid sequence MIEEIIEESLEYIWTMREQNDEKVENFVKGIYLRCNFSQIAGDLSPEAVLEALKSEGYIEIQNNKIKFLKKGEEIGKKIIRRHRLTERLLKDILQMTIDEIEEPACRLEHTITEGLEDSICTLLGHPSVCPHGFEIPPGNCCKDVSKTLEPIIVSLNDMEAGGEGNIMYLVTKSHPRLQRLSTLGLSPGSKIKIIQTFPTFVVQVDETQIALEKSIAKDIFVRKTNGHAHKRHRHRRGLF; translated from the coding sequence ATGATAGAAGAGATAATCGAAGAGTCACTTGAATACATCTGGACTATGAGAGAACAAAATGATGAAAAAGTTGAAAATTTCGTCAAAGGGATTTATTTAAGGTGTAATTTTTCTCAAATTGCAGGAGATTTATCTCCCGAAGCTGTTTTGGAAGCTTTGAAAAGCGAAGGATATATTGAGATTCAAAATAACAAGATTAAGTTCCTAAAGAAGGGCGAAGAGATTGGTAAGAAAATAATAAGGAGGCATAGGCTTACAGAGAGACTCCTGAAGGACATACTACAGATGACAATTGATGAAATAGAGGAGCCCGCATGCAGACTCGAGCATACAATCACTGAAGGATTGGAAGATTCTATTTGCACTCTTTTAGGGCATCCCAGTGTATGCCCTCATGGATTTGAGATCCCTCCAGGTAACTGTTGCAAAGATGTATCAAAAACATTGGAACCAATAATAGTCTCGCTCAACGATATGGAAGCGGGGGGCGAAGGCAATATAATGTATTTAGTTACAAAGAGCCACCCTAGACTGCAGAGGCTTTCCACCTTGGGACTTAGCCCAGGTTCAAAGATAAAAATTATTCAAACTTTTCCAACATTTGTAGTCCAAGTCGATGAAACCCAAATTGCCTTAGAGAAAAGTATTGCAAAGGACATCTTTGTACGAAAGACAAATGGGCACGCCCATAAAAGGCATAGGCATAGAAGAGGCTTGTTCTAA
- a CDS encoding PadR family transcriptional regulator — MAKYLELNIEGLKFLKHTKQINLSELLILGLLSYKELSGYEIYKIFEKKSEITDPILKLNKATIYNSLRNMEKQGFVKVKDRIEDTNKPPKSIYAISELGIESLKKILINSSENPVNAYVNIYVDLFFYKIFDKKEIKRIIHQKINQNNALIQILEMYVKAWPTNIVGVMSQSQIGIYENITETLNKILILLEDKSVEEIFSFKEFSEKELFEKLSQLNTKRE; from the coding sequence ATGGCAAAATATTTAGAGTTAAACATTGAAGGGCTAAAATTCCTAAAGCATACAAAACAGATAAATCTGTCTGAATTATTAATTCTCGGACTTTTAAGCTATAAAGAACTAAGCGGATATGAAATCTATAAAATATTTGAAAAGAAGTCGGAGATAACAGACCCTATTCTTAAGCTGAATAAAGCAACCATATATAATTCTTTAAGAAATATGGAGAAACAGGGATTTGTAAAAGTAAAAGATAGAATTGAAGATACTAACAAACCCCCTAAATCGATATATGCCATTTCAGAGTTAGGTATAGAGAGCTTAAAAAAAATATTGATTAATAGTTCAGAAAATCCTGTCAATGCATATGTAAATATTTATGTTGATCTATTCTTCTATAAGATATTTGATAAGAAAGAGATCAAAAGAATTATTCATCAAAAGATAAATCAAAATAACGCCTTGATCCAAATACTAGAAATGTATGTTAAAGCTTGGCCAACTAATATTGTAGGAGTAATGTCCCAAAGCCAGATTGGCATATATGAAAATATAACTGAGACCCTAAACAAAATCCTGATTTTGCTGGAAGATAAATCCGTTGAAGAAATCTTCAGTTTTAAGGAATTTAGTGAAAAAGAATTGTTTGAAAAATTAAGTCAATTGAATACCAAGAGGGAATAA
- a CDS encoding radical SAM protein → MIKNILLGRPFLVVFNLTRRCNSICPMCSIWKTPSKPKDELTFEEIENIFKDLKSYGVKHVFLQGGEPLLRKDIVEIIELLIGLGFNPTLITNGLLLDEKIANKIAELKCNVSISLDSLDEKKYEKIRGVDKLPLLLNNIEQCSKIKDKKGMWHITSTISKINYGEVMDLFYFARKNGFSFNAYPYNYSHCYSSAYDEEMSYDANPAIIIDAFKKLSLLSKKEGLIFDKLIYDESIKYLEGNYCAPCDAMKRSIILTEKGEIAPCLEFNQSANLKGTGIKQALKELDYSKVKKCYMETPCFYGCTRGSGIIIRKIPEVFLFTIKNPRTIAGYIRAYF, encoded by the coding sequence ATGATAAAGAATATTCTTCTTGGGAGACCATTTTTAGTCGTGTTTAATCTTACAAGAAGATGCAATTCTATATGTCCAATGTGTAGTATATGGAAAACACCTTCTAAACCAAAAGACGAGCTTACCTTTGAAGAGATTGAGAATATATTCAAGGATTTAAAATCTTACGGCGTAAAGCATGTTTTTCTGCAGGGCGGCGAGCCTTTACTTAGAAAGGATATAGTAGAAATTATTGAATTACTAATTGGCCTAGGATTCAACCCAACTTTGATAACAAATGGCTTGCTCTTAGATGAAAAAATTGCCAATAAAATTGCAGAACTCAAGTGCAATGTGAGTATAAGTCTTGATTCTCTAGACGAAAAGAAATATGAGAAAATTAGAGGTGTTGACAAACTTCCCCTTTTACTAAATAATATAGAGCAGTGTAGTAAAATAAAAGATAAAAAAGGAATGTGGCATATAACTTCAACAATAAGCAAAATAAATTATGGCGAAGTTATGGATCTATTTTACTTTGCGCGAAAAAATGGATTTAGTTTTAATGCTTATCCTTATAATTATTCCCACTGCTATTCTAGTGCATATGACGAAGAGATGAGTTACGATGCTAATCCAGCAATAATTATTGACGCATTTAAAAAATTGAGTTTATTATCTAAAAAGGAAGGATTGATATTTGATAAGCTCATATATGACGAGTCAATTAAGTATCTTGAAGGCAATTATTGTGCACCATGTGACGCCATGAAGAGATCTATAATACTAACTGAAAAAGGGGAAATAGCCCCATGTCTTGAATTCAATCAATCTGCAAATCTAAAAGGAACGGGAATAAAACAAGCCCTAAAAGAATTGGATTATTCAAAAGTAAAAAAATGTTATATGGAAACTCCTTGCTTCTATGGATGCACACGTGGATCAGGAATTATTATCCGTAAAATCCCCGAAGTCTTCTTGTTTACCATAAAAAATCCAAGAACTATTGCAGGTTATATTCGGGCTTATTTTTAA